CGTCCTAAATAGTGCTAAGTCCAGGCTACTCATCGCTGCAACCTGAAGGAAAAGGCGATGAGAACTccatccaagtccaacccATTTACATTATGCAACATCCTCCttccttgctcttcttctcgagATCTTcgaccttctccttcaaatTCTTAATATCTATTTCATGCAGCTTTACCTTTTGGTCTGCCGCTTCCTGCTGCTTACGCAACTTGTGCTCGTACTCCATTCGTACGGCTGCCAATAACTCCCCATGCGTAGTAGCATCATCAAGCTTCTTGCGAAGCTCGCCTACGTCTCTTGCATACTTTGCTTCAAGTTCCTCCAATTGACCTCGCACGATCTTTCCAGCAGCCGTCTCTTCCAGACGAAGACCTTGTTGCATCTCGCTTTGCAACTGCAGGGTCACAGGCGATGTATTCATAATAGACCGGATGATGCGATGGCCATCTTTGGCCGCCTCATTGCACCTATCCACTTGTGCTCCAGCCGCAGTCATTACGCCCCAGAAGTCGCGGGTGAGCTCTTCAAGGCGACTTTCACCTTGTTCGGCTGTGATGTCATCCCACATGGTCGTTACCAGCTTCACGTTTCTCATGTTACTGTCACCAACCAAGTTCCGAAACATGGTCAGGTTCTTCGCCGCTACTCCGCCAACTCGGCGAGCAGTCATGGGGTATAAGTATATGATACCTGATAACCGAACAGATGTCGTCATGTAGTTGGCAATTCTGATGAGGATATCAGTGTCGTCAAGCTCAGTGTCATCAAAGCCCGGGGTGTCAATGAGATGCACGTCTCGTCCGTCCAGGGTAATGCTTGCGATCTGGACTTCTTTGGTGCCTTTGCAGGTCAGCGTGGCTCGATGCACATGGGTATGTCACTGTACTTACATGACTTCAGACCATGGCCAATCTCCATTTCCACGCCTGTAGTCTTGCTGATGAAAGTTGTCTTTCCTGCCCCAGTCATTCCCATGACGGCAATCAGGATTGACTTCTCAGTGAATTTCGGAGGCTCATCACCTGATTTGGGAGTCCAAAGCTTCCCTATTCCCCAGTTAACTGCGGCTTCAATGACTTTCACCATGATGGAAAATATGGGGAGGATGCAATGGAGCAAGGGATAAATTGAGAAACAATGTTGTGTATTATGTCTGATGAAAGTGCTAAGCAGCTAAGAAA
The genomic region above belongs to Pochonia chlamydosporia 170 chromosome 2, whole genome shotgun sequence and contains:
- a CDS encoding p-loop containing nucleoside triphosphate hydrolase protein (similar to Eutypa lata UCREL1 XP_007789520.1); amino-acid sequence: MVKVIEAAVNWGIGKLWTPKSGDEPPKFTEKSILIAVMGMTGAGKTTFISKTTGVEMEIGHGLKSCTKEVQIASITLDGRDVHLIDTPGFDDTELDDTDILIRIANYMTTSVRLSGIIYLYPMTARRVGGVAAKNLTMFRNLVGDSNMRNVKLVTTMWDDITAEQGESRLEELTRDFWGVMTAAGAQVDRCNEAAKDGHRIIRSIMNTSPVTLQLQSEMQQGLRLEETAAGKIVRGQLEELEAKYARDVGELRKKLDDATTHGELLAAVRMEYEHKLRKQQEAADQKVKLHEIDIKNLKEKVEDLEKKSKEGGCCIM